The DNA region TTAGTAGATGAAGAAAGTTTTGGTTGAGGCAATTTATGGAAAAACATAAAGTGACAGTCACTTTGGGAATGCAAAAGCCAATGATCAATTTATGAGTTATTTATTACTGTTTTGCAAAGGAAACATCTGAACAAATcttctaaaatttgttttttcaacgTAGCAATTCAGACTTAAGTTTTAGAGAGAAGCGATGTTCGGGTACTGTTAGAGCCTTggttagagctctaaaaaaactttaaaaaaaatgacaagtcaatttggccttgtggtaagggaccatccataaactacgtggacactttagggggggagggggtatggcgattgtccacgatccatacaaaaaagtttttttttgtatggacagttgtccacgaagggggggggggagtgggGTAACAGattatcaaaaaagtgtccacgtggtttatggatggtccctaagaagTTACAGCCAGTGAAGATTCTCAATAcatatcattttgaaattttgctttaaaaaaaaaaaatacaaaaatcaaaaaacgacTCAGTGCTTAACtaaagcacagagcttatggaatcttggctatatgggagacattggcttcaatcctatcaaaattcgtccaaacttcaaaaaattatagtgttttggaatcgggatgatatcAGCTATCTCTTGCAGttaatacattaaattttcataaaaatatgtatttttcctgtattttgaaaatgcaacgtttctcgaaaaaatacaaaaaaaaattgtttctgcTATAcggatatcaaatgatcgggatttttacatacatttcgatagtaataatatttttttgtgaaatataaaaattttcacacaactacgtatttttgaaaaaaatactaaaaatttattttttttcaatgtgggtaccaaatgatcgggatttttcatgcattttgaaagtcataacacaattttttgaaaaaagtaaaaaaatcacaatattaactattttcgaaaaaatactgaaaGAATTCCTTGGTTATACAATGGGTATCATATAATCGGGatttattcaaacatttttaaaataatagcacaaatttttgaaaacactcaaaattttctcagAAATACgtacttaaaaaaacagttttttttacaaaccaaAATCTGATTATATGATACTTATacaataaaaactgaaattttgattatttttttaaaagtatttttttaaaagtttcgagtatttaaaaaaaaatatttcgaaatgtatgaaaaattcccgatcaTTTTATACCCATtttgaaaaccaaaattttagtaattttacaaaaagacgtatttttgtgaaaatttagagtatttcacaaaaaatattaatgctatcgaaatgtatgaaaacatccccataatttgatacccatattgtgaaaacataaatttgtagtattttttttaatatgtagttttgtgattttttttagtattttcaaaaattcatgttAGAACTTTcgaatgtataaaaaatcccgtgcatttgatacccatgtctttaaaaaaattttggtattttttcgaaatgcgtagttttgtgaaaattttgagtattttcaaaaatgtgtgttacaaccttcgaaatgtatgaaaaatcctgatcattttatacccatatccaaaatcaataattttgagtattttatcaagcaaaaattgcattttcaaaatactggaaaaatatgtacttttgtgaaaattttcatgtgattataattgcaatggatagctgacatcatgccgattccaaaacactataatttattgaagtttggatgatttttcatagaATTATAGAAAATTTCTCCCATATAGCCTAAACTTATTGAGCGTTGTTAACGCTTAAAATTAGGCCTGCGATTATtcgagttcttttttttaaatttatttttttataccttaaaatggctgttacTTCTGAATaataagtccaaattgacttgtcaaaaaataaaaagaattgtTTTTTAGAGTTCCCAGAACAtcgcttttctctaaaacttaaccctgaattgcttcgttcaaaccaaaccaaatgttgccctttccattttctgaagacaccaaagctctaaaacttcaccatttttcgggaaattcattttctacttaattttgcgatctggaccactgtgcattgattGCTCCACAACATGATATAAGTTTTGAGACGcgttttggtgcagaaattcgtcaGATTGAATTAaatacagagcattttagagtGTTGAtcaattttccttgaaaatggTCTAAGGATATCCTATAAGCTGGTAGATGGTAGGAAATATTCTAGAATTAATTAATAATTCCATTAAAATAAACACAAtatcttgtatttttttcctatttatTCAGTACTTTTCCGCCACCTTCTCCGCCATAGCCCGGATTCCGACCCAACTTTCCTTAACGATTTTCTCAATCGCCGACGGCGGCGGATTGAACCCACTGTTTCCGCCTCCGGGCAGTTCCATGGTGATCGAAATCGGCACCTCAGCCTCTGCGAACGCCCAATCGTCCGAACCTCCCGCGGCAGCGTAAAGCACATTCGTCGAACTTCCCACCGTGTACCGCGTGCCGGTAGCCTGTTTGATTGCAGCGGCACCGGCTTGCGAAACTTCGTCCAGATCTTCCCAGGTCGCCGGCAGGTCGTCGGTCCAACCCCACGGGTAGAGCATGTAGTTTCCGTACGAGTGAAGCGTCAGGTAGAACTTGCAGCTTCCCTTGAGCTTCAGGAGTTCATCGCGCACGATCGTGGTTTCCGGCTCGGAGAAGGGTGCTTCTCCGCGGTACGTGTCCGAGCAAGGTTGCGCCGAGGCACCAACCTCTCCCCAGTGGAAGGCAAAGTTACGGTTACCGTCGGTTCCGGCACAGTTTCCGGACGGGCGTCGCGTCTTGCGCCAGAAACGGTCCTGCTCGTGGCTGAACTCGTACCCGTCCGGATTGACCACCGGCAGGACCACCCAGCTGACGGAACTCAGCGCGTCATCCCCCTCAAAGTTGTGCTTGACGAGCTGATCGATCACGTACAGGGCCGTCGCAGGGGCGATCCACTCGCGGGCGTGGATTCCTGCGTCCAGGAAGATCACTTTGTCCTTGCCTGGGTTTATGGTGATGGTTTTGATCGCGCGATCTTCGTGGGAACGGCCGACCTCGTGGACGACTACTTTTGCCGAGTGCTTGCTGGCCAGCTCGTCCAGATAAGCGTTGATGTCGGCGTGACGCAGGTAGCTGGTCAAGATGTTGCGGTGGGCGGGCAGGGACGCGTGACGCGTTGCCGTTGAAGTGTACTCATCGTGAGTGCTGGAAGAGTAAGATATAAAATTTAGAcagatttaaatatttaatttttcaatattcagtctaaaataaatcaagtaaaaacaaaaatttcaaggaaAAGGTCGAAAGACCAGCACTCCTACTCACCTTTCCACGTTATGAATCAACTCAGTGAACTGCAGCCCATACTTTTCCAGCGAAGCCATGAACCGCTCCTGATCCTCCGGAGGCACCATAACGGTGGCATTGTCGCCAACTCGTTTGCTCAGGAACCAAAAGTCCAGCTTGTGGTTGGCTTCAGCCATTCGGAAGAGCAGATCAGCCTGGGCTTGCGTCTCCTGCTGGACGTTGTACACCTTGAAGCCATCGTAGGATCTTTGGGTGGCAGAGACCACCGTGGCCAGGAATAGGCCAAGAAGAACGAAACCTCGAGGAATCATGTCGATAGATGAAACTAGACTGAGCGATAGTGCACAAAAGTGCGACCGACTTTATATACAATTTGTGCGCGATTATTGAATGATTAGCGATAACGGACGTAAACCCATAACTATTTGATGTCTGTTTGAGTATTATAGTTAGGTATCTGTGCTCTGCAGTGCAACACGCGAAGATTATTGCTTTGAAGTGGTATTCTGGTAAAGGCACGCGGCTTGTCTAGTGGTAGACTGATAGTGGAAAGTATTTATGGTTGCGCTGGTATATAGATCAGCAATTGATCTTAATTTGCGTAGAGGAATTAGATTACGATAACTATTGTGCAATACACTATTAAGAAACATATTGATTCAGACTGAAGCAATACAAGATCTCGGAATACggtaacataaactttgaaaaatatttgcaacggccttaaattttaggtaatttttatgACAAGTAAGAATTTTGccgaaatttctttaaaactagttttgtttacagTATTTTCGATTAAAATTGCACTTCAATATGATTTCGCGGCACGGATAAAATGATTCcactttttatatgaaattttttctactgaaaatgactatacatttgcagattttttcgaACTGtgcttcaaaaatatgtattttaatttacaaCTTATTTTATCTTctcttagtggaaaattgtccaaagaatccgaaaatgcataccgtaaactggtgtcaatcgggacacatggggtgaattgggatagcagttttaaccatgttggagcacaatattttgatttttctggttggtttcggttagaacagactcaggtcaactaaatgtgtacatccatttccaaatttaaaagcttcaaGTACTCTAAAAACtgatgtccctattcagactgtagtcccgattcaccccagattacggtaccgatttttattaaaattcgctttcatttagaaaattatgacaTATTGAGTGACTTTAATTCAAAgtttgagaatattaaaataatgctattcaccaacttcttttatttaattattgcgGAAAAATCCCAAAcctgtcaaagtcaccccagtttacggtaacaaaataatatttgatgTACCTAGTTTACGTTGTAAATCACGATTTGgttttcttcaaataatctAGGTTTTTCATTAatatagattttgaaaaatatttgaaaactaaattgcaaatattttttgaagtttatgtcccgtAAAACGGGGAGACTTTGAtaagtttgagatttttccgcaaaatgaagagtacaaattaaatacgtacggaatggaatggaatcgttctgaccgtggtagagaagtgttcaaagtactctTAGAAgaagtttttataaaattttgaaaagttcaaaaagtgaGTTAACTATGATTAAGAAAATGTtcgaatcggaaaatggaattcattttcggattctttggacaattttacactaGAAGaatgttaaataagtttgtaaataattgatattatgtgtttttgaaacataattcaataaaatcttccaatttataggcattttcagccaaacaaatatcatataaaatgtgaaaacttttgattcttgcTTCTATTTCAGTTAAGAGTGTAATGTgattcgataattttataaacaaagctagttttaacaaattt from Culex quinquefasciatus strain JHB chromosome 3, VPISU_Cqui_1.0_pri_paternal, whole genome shotgun sequence includes:
- the LOC6043130 gene encoding carboxypeptidase B: MIPRGFVLLGLFLATVVSATQRSYDGFKVYNVQQETQAQADLLFRMAEANHKLDFWFLSKRVGDNATVMVPPEDQERFMASLEKYGLQFTELIHNVESTHDEYTSTATRHASLPAHRNILTSYLRHADINAYLDELASKHSAKVVVHEVGRSHEDRAIKTITINPGKDKVIFLDAGIHAREWIAPATALYVIDQLVKHNFEGDDALSSVSWVVLPVVNPDGYEFSHEQDRFWRKTRRPSGNCAGTDGNRNFAFHWGEVGASAQPCSDTYRGEAPFSEPETTIVRDELLKLKGSCKFYLTLHSYGNYMLYPWGWTDDLPATWEDLDEVSQAGAAAIKQATGTRYTVGSSTNVLYAAAGGSDDWAFAEAEVPISITMELPGGGNSGFNPPPSAIEKIVKESWVGIRAMAEKVAEKY